In one Maniola hyperantus chromosome 6, iAphHyp1.2, whole genome shotgun sequence genomic region, the following are encoded:
- the LOC117983324 gene encoding uncharacterized protein FLJ46347 isoform X3 codes for MKGPGGKGHAEVMSVFAAIVPVDESGAAHVIRSAWPRVGRGALRVRPHEGARREGTRRGGGVAAALLGDPHAELGARPGRVRAVGQRLGRGPGRAVPLPTPASPERPEREHHDIRARRLARTGQGPRQESLRERGARLALRRLRGGGGGRLAGRAAGSLGALARLLRGGRAARRRHARRVPPRAARPVPRLPAHRVAAPPRRAPRRAAAAAAPAARAQSAPRRPRHRVRARVRRVLPRRVRGPRSFPRVGRASRLPHRPGRGGAALRHGRREAARGVGGRGRGGGRVERRRARVRAAAAPHHARRHGHLLLVRRAAPEAHRAGRRRLQPPVGDARLHSDLPPVEGGAARAVRAAQRLPHLRHAALVEHRQRYPGPPRGAHPDILRAAARRRTHTHTHTL; via the exons ATGAAGGGGCCCGGCGGGAAGGGACACGCCGAGGTAATGTCGGTGTTCGCAGCAATCGTCCCTGTCGACGAAAGTGGCGCAGCGCATGTCATTCGGTCTGCTTGGCCGCGCGTCGGCCGCGGCGCGCTGCGAGTTCGTCCGCATGAAGGGGCCCGGCGGGAAGGGACACGCCGAG GTGGCGGTGTCGCGGCCGCGCTCCTCGGGGATCCACACGCCGAGCTCGGAGCCCGGCCTGGCCGCGTCCGAGCTGTGGGACAGCGACTGGGACGAGGACCCGGACGAGCTGTTCCTCTACCGACACCAG CGTCGCCTGAGCGACCCGAGCGCGAACATCACGACATTCGTGCGCGGCGGCTGGCGCGCACGGGACAAGGACCACGACAAGAGTCGCTCCGAGAACGAGGGGCTCGACTCGCTCTCCGACGGCTTCGCGGAGGTGGAGGCGGGCGACTTGCGGGACG GGCGGCGGGCTCCCTCGGTGCGCTGGCGCGGCTGCTGCGCGGCGGCCGCGCGGCGCGACGCCGACATGCGCGACGTgtaccgccgcgcgccgcccgaCCTGTCCCCCGCCTGCCTGCACACCGtgtcgccgcgccgccgcgtcGCGCGCCCCGCCGCGCAGCCGCCGCCGCTGCGCCCGCTGCACGCGCCCagtccgcgccgcgccgcccccgACACCGAGTGCGAGCTCGCGTGCGACGCGTGCTGCCTCGACGGGTGCGCGGCCCCCGCTCCTTCCCGCGTGTCGGCCGAGCGAGTCGCCTCCCTCACCGTCCGGGGCGAGGAGGAGCTGCCCTGCGACATGGACGACGGGAGGCAGCGCGCGGGGTCGGAgggcgcgggcgcgggggcGGGCGCGTGgagcggcggcgcgcgcgcgtaC GCGCTGCCGCCGCGCCGCACCACGCCCGACGGCACGGACATCTACTACTGGTGCGACGTGCCGCGCCGGAAGCACACCG AGCTGGACGACGGCGCCTACAACCCCCTGTGGGCGATGCGCGGCTTCACTCAGACCTTCCACCTGTGGAAGGAGGGGCGGCGCGCGCAGTCCGCGCCGCTCAACGCCTTCCTCACCTACGTCACGCTGCCCTGGTGGAGCATCGCCAAAG ATATCCTGGACCACCGCGAGGAGCCCATCCTGACATTCTGAGAGCCGCAGCGCGTCgccgcacacacacacacacacacacactctgA
- the LOC117983324 gene encoding uncharacterized protein isoform X4: protein MSFGLLGRASAAARCEFVRMKGPGGKGHAEVAVSRPRSSGIHTPSSEPGLAASELWDSDWDEDPDELFLYRHQRRLSDPSANITTFVRGGWRARDKDHDKSRSENEGLDSLSDGFAEVEAGDLRDGRRAPSVRWRGCCAAAARRDADMRDVYRRAPPDLSPACLHTVSPRRRVARPAAQPPPLRPLHAPSPRRAAPDTECELACDACCLDGCAAPAPSRVSAERVASLTVRGEEELPCDMDDGRQRAGSEGAGAGAGAWSGGARAYVTLPRRRGVAAALFRAQALPPRRTTPDGTDIYYWCDVPRRKHTELDDGAYNPLWAMRGFTQTFHLWKEGRRAQSAPLNAFLTYVTLPWWSIAKDILDHREEPILTF from the exons ATGTCATTCGGTCTGCTTGGCCGCGCGTCGGCCGCGGCGCGCTGCGAGTTCGTCCGCATGAAGGGGCCCGGCGGGAAGGGACACGCCGAG GTGGCGGTGTCGCGGCCGCGCTCCTCGGGGATCCACACGCCGAGCTCGGAGCCCGGCCTGGCCGCGTCCGAGCTGTGGGACAGCGACTGGGACGAGGACCCGGACGAGCTGTTCCTCTACCGACACCAG CGTCGCCTGAGCGACCCGAGCGCGAACATCACGACATTCGTGCGCGGCGGCTGGCGCGCACGGGACAAGGACCACGACAAGAGTCGCTCCGAGAACGAGGGGCTCGACTCGCTCTCCGACGGCTTCGCGGAGGTGGAGGCGGGCGACTTGCGGGACG GGCGGCGGGCTCCCTCGGTGCGCTGGCGCGGCTGCTGCGCGGCGGCCGCGCGGCGCGACGCCGACATGCGCGACGTgtaccgccgcgcgccgcccgaCCTGTCCCCCGCCTGCCTGCACACCGtgtcgccgcgccgccgcgtcGCGCGCCCCGCCGCGCAGCCGCCGCCGCTGCGCCCGCTGCACGCGCCCagtccgcgccgcgccgcccccgACACCGAGTGCGAGCTCGCGTGCGACGCGTGCTGCCTCGACGGGTGCGCGGCCCCCGCTCCTTCCCGCGTGTCGGCCGAGCGAGTCGCCTCCCTCACCGTCCGGGGCGAGGAGGAGCTGCCCTGCGACATGGACGACGGGAGGCAGCGCGCGGGGTCGGAgggcgcgggcgcgggggcGGGCGCGTGgagcggcggcgcgcgcgcgtaCGTGACGCTgccgcggcggcgcggcgtggcGGCGGCGCTGTTCCGCGCGCAGGCGCTGCCGCCGCGCCGCACCACGCCCGACGGCACGGACATCTACTACTGGTGCGACGTGCCGCGCCGGAAGCACACCG AGCTGGACGACGGCGCCTACAACCCCCTGTGGGCGATGCGCGGCTTCACTCAGACCTTCCACCTGTGGAAGGAGGGGCGGCGCGCGCAGTCCGCGCCGCTCAACGCCTTCCTCACCTACGTCACGCTGCCCTGGTGGAGCATCGCCAAAG ATATCCTGGACCACCGCGAGGAGCCCATCCTGACATTCTGA
- the LOC117983324 gene encoding uncharacterized protein isoform X5, translated as MTFGLLGRASAAARCEFVRMKGPGGKRHAEVAVSRPRSSGIHTPSSEPGLAASELWDSDWDEDPDELFLYRHQRRLSDPSANITTFVRGGWRARDKDHDKSRSENEGLDSLSDGFAEVEAGDLRDGRRAPSVRWRGCCAAAARRDADMRDVYRRAPPDLSPACLHTVSPRRRVARPAAQPPPLRPLHAPSPRRAAPDTECELACDACCLDGCAAPAPSRVSAERVASLTVRGEEELPCDMDDGRQRAGSEGAGAGAGAWSGGARAYVTLPRRRGVAAALFRAQALPPRRTTPDGTDIYYWCDVPRRKHTELDDGAYNPLWAMRGFTQTFHLWKEGRRAQSAPLNAFLTYVTLPWWSIAKDILDHREEPILTF; from the exons ATGACATTCGGTCTGCTTGGCCGCGCGTCGGCCGCGGCGCGCTGCGAGTTCGTCCGCATGAAGGGGCCCGGCGGGAAGAGACACGccgag GTGGCGGTGTCGCGGCCGCGCTCCTCGGGGATCCACACGCCGAGCTCGGAGCCCGGCCTGGCCGCGTCCGAGCTGTGGGACAGCGACTGGGACGAGGACCCGGACGAGCTGTTCCTCTACCGACACCAG CGTCGCCTGAGCGACCCGAGCGCGAACATCACGACATTCGTGCGCGGCGGCTGGCGCGCACGGGACAAGGACCACGACAAGAGTCGCTCCGAGAACGAGGGGCTCGACTCGCTCTCCGACGGCTTCGCGGAGGTGGAGGCGGGCGACTTGCGGGACG GGCGGCGGGCTCCCTCGGTGCGCTGGCGCGGCTGCTGCGCGGCGGCCGCGCGGCGCGACGCCGACATGCGCGACGTgtaccgccgcgcgccgcccgaCCTGTCCCCCGCCTGCCTGCACACCGtgtcgccgcgccgccgcgtcGCGCGCCCCGCCGCGCAGCCGCCGCCGCTGCGCCCGCTGCACGCGCCCagtccgcgccgcgccgcccccgACACCGAGTGCGAGCTCGCGTGCGACGCGTGCTGCCTCGACGGGTGCGCGGCCCCCGCTCCTTCCCGCGTGTCGGCCGAGCGAGTCGCCTCCCTCACCGTCCGGGGCGAGGAGGAGCTGCCCTGCGACATGGACGACGGGAGGCAGCGCGCGGGGTCGGAgggcgcgggcgcgggggcGGGCGCGTGgagcggcggcgcgcgcgcgtaCGTGACGCTgccgcggcggcgcggcgtggcGGCGGCGCTGTTCCGCGCGCAGGCGCTGCCGCCGCGCCGCACCACGCCCGACGGCACGGACATCTACTACTGGTGCGACGTGCCGCGCCGGAAGCACACCG AGCTGGACGACGGCGCCTACAACCCCCTGTGGGCGATGCGCGGCTTCACTCAGACCTTCCACCTGTGGAAGGAGGGGCGGCGCGCGCAGTCCGCGCCGCTCAACGCCTTCCTCACCTACGTCACGCTGCCCTGGTGGAGCATCGCCAAAG ATATCCTGGACCACCGCGAGGAGCCCATCCTGACATTCTGA